In a single window of the Burkholderia contaminans genome:
- a CDS encoding GNAT family N-acetyltransferase, translating to MTDTIRIAGADDVPALYALLQDAYAPLVPQGVLFNIVRSPIEHVAQTVARETTFVLERAGADGRRAPAATLTVRFPWVSGERHRTPYPFLHWFAVAPAFKRQGLGLALLDHVEAQFLTEQVKAPATYLATATNHPWLQPYYERQGYVAFDHSTNTLGTPLVWLRKILIPDLYREPPAADAAQGAGRVRASA from the coding sequence ATGACCGATACGATCCGCATTGCCGGCGCCGACGACGTGCCGGCCCTTTATGCGTTGCTGCAGGACGCGTATGCGCCGCTCGTGCCGCAGGGCGTGCTCTTCAACATCGTTCGCTCGCCGATCGAGCACGTCGCGCAGACCGTTGCGCGCGAAACGACCTTCGTGCTCGAACGCGCCGGCGCCGACGGCCGCCGCGCGCCTGCCGCGACGCTGACCGTGCGGTTCCCGTGGGTGTCCGGCGAGCGCCACCGCACGCCGTATCCGTTCCTGCACTGGTTCGCGGTGGCGCCCGCGTTCAAGCGGCAGGGACTCGGCCTCGCACTGCTCGACCACGTCGAAGCACAATTCCTGACCGAACAGGTCAAGGCGCCCGCGACCTATCTCGCGACCGCCACCAATCATCCGTGGCTGCAGCCGTACTACGAGCGGCAAGGCTATGTCGCGTTCGACCATTCGACGAACACGCTCGGCACGCCGCTCGTCTGGCTGAGAAAGATCCTGATCCCGGATCTCTACCGGGAACCGCCGGCGGCGGATGCCGCCCAGGGCGCCGGGCGTGTTCGCGCGAGCGCATGA
- a CDS encoding pyridoxamine 5'-phosphate oxidase family protein: protein MTHEITTVAQLEAIYGTPHERALWKEIDHLNDDYQAFVRASPFVALSSVGPHGTDVSPRGDVAGFVSIVDPKTLALPDRPGNNRIDTLRNIVADPRVSLLFLIPGVGETLRVNGRATISAEPGLLARFAVDGKAPRTVVLIHIDAAYFHCSKAIVRSRLWDSDTQIERDQLPSAGAMHRRLSGGTFDGESYDRDLPARTVAGLY from the coding sequence GTGACTCACGAGATCACGACTGTCGCGCAACTCGAGGCCATCTACGGGACGCCGCACGAACGTGCACTGTGGAAGGAAATCGACCACCTGAACGACGACTACCAGGCGTTCGTGCGCGCGTCGCCGTTCGTTGCGCTGTCGTCGGTCGGGCCGCACGGCACCGATGTTTCACCGCGCGGCGATGTGGCCGGATTCGTGTCGATCGTCGATCCGAAAACGCTCGCGCTGCCGGATCGGCCGGGCAACAACCGGATCGATACGCTGCGCAACATCGTGGCCGATCCGCGCGTGTCGCTGCTATTCCTGATTCCCGGCGTCGGCGAGACGTTGCGCGTGAACGGCCGCGCGACGATCAGCGCCGAGCCCGGCCTGCTCGCGCGCTTTGCCGTCGACGGGAAGGCGCCGCGCACGGTGGTGCTGATCCACATCGACGCGGCATATTTCCATTGCTCGAAGGCGATCGTGCGTTCGCGGCTCTGGGATTCGGACACGCAGATCGAACGTGACCAGCTGCCGAGCGCGGGTGCGATGCATCGGCGGCTGAGCGGCGGCACGTTCGACGGCGAATCGTATGATCGCGATCTTCCGGCGCGCACGGTCGCCGGGCTGTACTGA
- a CDS encoding NtaA/DmoA family FMN-dependent monooxygenase (This protein belongs to a clade of FMN-dependent monooxygenases, within a broader family of flavin-dependent oxidoreductases, the luciferase-like monooxygenase (LMM) family, some of whose members use coenzyme F420 rather than FMN.) produces the protein MSDTRRRLKTLVGAASVLAAPGDADPAQGMRRAAALARKAEAEKITGLFTADLLQADPAGLAGSTGSQEPIVALAALSQATSAIGLVATVSTTYHHPYNLARLIGTLDHVSGGRAAWNAVTSSVGEENFGDAALPDPEQRYARAAEFVEVVNALFDANDPDAVRRTPSGGVSVDPLKLGPIDYRGAHFQVQGPLNVPPSPQRRPVLFQAGQSASGVTLGARFAEVVYTSQPTLEDARTFVGELHRQAAAFGRAGRLPLVMNSFHSVIGESDADVARRLRDKHERIDYEQGRLKLADMLGGGVDLRDLPLDQPLPGSLLPAIDSVHRRRGRVAIFVGYARQRLTLRELIIRAQETGHWFVAGTPEQLADAIETRYRAGLVDVLSLHGLGQPDQEDLLLNGLLPELRRRDLLDTDYRGDDFRTNLALPALQRETATA, from the coding sequence ATGAGCGATACACGCAGACGGCTGAAGACGCTCGTCGGCGCCGCGAGCGTGCTGGCTGCGCCGGGCGATGCGGATCCTGCGCAAGGCATGCGTCGCGCGGCGGCGCTCGCGCGCAAGGCGGAAGCCGAAAAGATCACCGGCCTCTTCACGGCCGACCTGTTGCAGGCCGATCCGGCCGGGCTCGCCGGCAGCACCGGCAGCCAGGAGCCGATCGTCGCGCTGGCCGCGCTGAGCCAGGCGACGTCGGCCATCGGGCTCGTCGCGACGGTGTCGACCACGTATCACCATCCGTACAACCTTGCGCGGCTGATCGGCACGCTCGATCACGTGAGCGGCGGCCGCGCCGCGTGGAACGCGGTGACGTCGTCGGTCGGCGAGGAGAATTTCGGCGACGCCGCGTTGCCCGACCCGGAGCAGCGCTATGCGCGCGCCGCCGAATTCGTCGAAGTCGTCAACGCGCTGTTCGACGCGAACGATCCCGACGCGGTGCGACGCACGCCGAGCGGCGGCGTGTCGGTCGATCCGCTCAAGCTCGGGCCGATCGATTACCGTGGCGCGCACTTCCAGGTGCAGGGGCCGTTGAACGTGCCGCCTTCGCCGCAACGGCGCCCCGTGCTGTTTCAGGCGGGGCAGTCGGCGAGCGGCGTGACGCTCGGCGCGCGGTTTGCGGAAGTCGTCTACACGTCGCAGCCGACGCTCGAGGATGCGCGCACGTTCGTCGGCGAACTGCACCGGCAGGCGGCCGCATTCGGCCGGGCAGGGCGGCTGCCGCTCGTGATGAACTCGTTCCACTCGGTGATCGGCGAATCCGACGCCGACGTCGCGCGACGGCTGCGCGACAAGCATGAACGCATCGACTACGAGCAAGGCCGGCTGAAGCTCGCCGACATGCTCGGCGGCGGTGTCGACCTGCGCGACCTGCCGCTCGACCAGCCGTTGCCGGGATCGCTGCTGCCGGCGATCGACAGCGTGCATCGCCGGCGCGGCCGCGTCGCGATCTTCGTCGGCTATGCGCGGCAGCGCCTGACGTTGCGCGAACTGATCATCCGCGCACAGGAAACCGGCCACTGGTTCGTCGCCGGCACACCCGAACAGCTCGCCGATGCGATCGAAACGCGCTATCGCGCGGGGCTCGTCGACGTGCTGTCGCTGCACGGGCTCGGGCAGCCCGACCAGGAGGACCTGCTGCTCAACGGGCTGCTGCCCGAATTGCGCCGGCGCGACCTGCTCGATACCGATTACCGCGGCGACGATTTCCGCACGAACCTGGCGTTGCCGGCCTTGCAGCGCGAGACCGCGACGGCCTGA
- a CDS encoding ABC transporter permease produces MNHPSAVPVSAHDAAAPTPAAPPASPPAAWRRVLRSPVATRLATGVLVLWAAITLSFAAVHVAPGDIVSILIGEQLSTPQIEAAIRREWGLDEPLPLQYLHYLWRVLHGDFGRSYILNTDVAPLVIGQLWPTLKLTGAALVVTLVFAVGLAVLTAGRRWAGRAASGVELLLASTPSFWLGIMLLFVFSFTLKLFPVAGDRGFASLVLPALSLGLAQGAVIGRVLRQGIERALDEPYALTVRSWGIGELALRVRHALRHAALPAVTLAGWLVGGLLSGAVITEQVFGRPGLGKITVDAVLSKDMPVILAIAILSAAIYVALSTAVDLLYLLIDPRLRDRRARH; encoded by the coding sequence ATGAACCATCCGAGCGCCGTACCTGTTTCCGCTCATGACGCCGCGGCGCCCACGCCCGCCGCGCCGCCCGCATCGCCACCGGCCGCGTGGCGCCGCGTGCTGCGCTCGCCGGTGGCGACGCGGCTCGCCACCGGCGTACTGGTGCTGTGGGCCGCGATCACGCTGTCGTTCGCGGCCGTGCACGTCGCGCCCGGCGACATCGTCAGCATCCTGATCGGCGAGCAGCTGAGCACACCGCAGATCGAAGCCGCGATCCGCCGGGAATGGGGGCTCGACGAGCCGCTGCCGCTGCAATACCTGCACTACCTGTGGCGGGTGCTGCACGGCGACTTCGGCCGCTCCTACATCCTGAACACCGACGTCGCGCCGCTCGTGATCGGCCAGCTGTGGCCGACGCTGAAACTCACGGGCGCGGCGCTCGTCGTGACGCTCGTGTTCGCGGTCGGCCTCGCGGTGCTGACGGCCGGCCGCCGCTGGGCCGGGCGGGCGGCGTCCGGCGTCGAGCTGCTGCTCGCGTCGACGCCGTCGTTCTGGCTCGGGATCATGCTGCTGTTCGTGTTCAGCTTCACGCTGAAGCTGTTCCCGGTCGCCGGCGATCGGGGCTTCGCGTCGCTCGTGCTGCCGGCGCTGTCGCTCGGGCTCGCGCAGGGCGCGGTGATCGGCCGCGTGCTGCGCCAGGGCATCGAGCGCGCGCTCGACGAGCCGTATGCGCTGACCGTGCGCTCGTGGGGCATCGGCGAGCTCGCGCTGCGCGTGCGGCATGCGCTGCGCCACGCGGCGCTGCCGGCCGTCACGCTCGCCGGCTGGCTCGTCGGCGGGCTGCTGAGCGGCGCGGTGATCACCGAGCAGGTGTTCGGCCGGCCCGGCCTCGGCAAGATCACCGTCGACGCGGTGCTGTCGAAGGACATGCCGGTGATCCTCGCGATCGCGATCCTGTCGGCGGCG
- a CDS encoding MsnO8 family LLM class oxidoreductase yields the protein MTSDAPHSAAALPALPFRLSVLDKSPVAPGETAVEALARSVSLARFADDAGYHRYWLAEHHNTAALACPSPEILIAHVLAHTRRIRVGSGGVMLQHYSPYKIAENFNLLASLAPDRVDLGIGKAPGGLPLSTRALQAGYDPAQRASFAELAAELKRHLDGSGTPPDDAGHTDATLHATPFPPVAAQPFLLGASAESAALAAQLGWAFVYASHLNASTADLERSFDAYRHASGGRTPLLAVSVIVAATREAAARLASGHQGFRVQVGDTPAVNVGSLEQAHAYIRQAGDGPHRIDARETRIVHGTRDDVLRELDTLHRRHGIAEFVVDTPLADAAPRIASLRLLAGASADSGDPAASRRATEETPRTPHTAAVTRQPDLEGAAR from the coding sequence ATGACGTCCGACGCCCCTCATTCCGCCGCAGCGCTACCCGCCCTCCCGTTTCGCCTGAGCGTGCTCGACAAGAGCCCCGTCGCACCGGGCGAAACCGCCGTGGAGGCACTCGCGCGCAGCGTGTCGCTCGCGCGCTTCGCCGACGATGCGGGCTATCACCGCTACTGGCTCGCCGAGCATCACAACACGGCCGCGCTCGCATGCCCGTCGCCGGAAATCCTGATCGCGCATGTGCTCGCACACACGCGGCGAATTCGTGTCGGATCGGGCGGCGTGATGCTGCAGCACTACAGCCCGTACAAGATCGCGGAGAACTTCAACCTGCTCGCGTCACTTGCGCCCGATCGCGTCGATCTCGGCATCGGCAAGGCGCCGGGCGGGCTGCCGTTGTCGACGCGCGCGCTGCAGGCCGGCTACGACCCGGCGCAACGCGCGTCGTTCGCCGAACTCGCAGCCGAGCTGAAGCGCCATCTCGACGGCAGCGGCACGCCGCCGGACGACGCGGGGCACACGGACGCCACGCTGCACGCGACACCGTTTCCGCCCGTGGCCGCCCAACCGTTCCTGCTCGGCGCGAGCGCCGAAAGCGCCGCGCTGGCCGCCCAGCTCGGCTGGGCGTTCGTCTATGCGTCGCACCTCAACGCATCCACCGCCGATCTGGAACGGAGCTTCGACGCATACCGCCACGCATCGGGCGGCCGCACGCCGCTGCTCGCCGTATCCGTGATCGTCGCAGCCACGCGCGAAGCGGCCGCGCGACTCGCGAGCGGGCATCAGGGCTTTCGCGTGCAAGTGGGCGACACGCCGGCGGTCAACGTCGGCAGTCTCGAACAGGCACACGCGTACATCCGCCAGGCGGGGGACGGGCCGCATCGGATCGACGCGCGCGAGACGCGGATCGTGCACGGCACGCGCGACGACGTGCTGCGCGAACTCGACACGCTGCATCGCCGCCACGGGATCGCGGAATTCGTCGTCGACACACCGCTTGCCGATGCAGCGCCGAGGATTGCGTCGCTGCGGCTTCTGGCCGGTGCGTCGGCGGACAGCGGCGACCCCGCGGCGTCACGACGCGCGACCGAAGAAACGCCACGGACACCGCACACCGCCGCCGTCACCCGTCAACCCGACCTCGAAGGCGCCGCACGATGA
- a CDS encoding ABC transporter substrate-binding protein encodes MTFAFPDFTLRASRRTASAALLFALALPPAAFAQGTPVTGGTLTWGVESEPRTLNPQLNGQDKVELLLRNVYESLLARKPDGSFVPWLATGYKVSPDGKTYTFTLRDGVKFSDGAPLDAQAVARNFLNARNPAYSGGSQLAAQILHVADVKTPDARTVVITLDAPYAPFLTFAGRFALLSPNAFDRPSVKAGGTDVAGTGPFILRRYVKGQEIEFAKNPDYRWAPPTAGHQGPAYLDRIVYRFLPESSVRTGALLSGQVDVIEGVSGNDAALIRKNPDFTYQHALNTGTPYSLFLNVGYGPTQDVKVRRALLEGLDTTGIVQSIYRGERTRAWGITSPIDPLYDARIEKTYGNNPKLANQLLDEAGWSARDSGGYRTKNGERLTIAVIQAQATVRDQRDVLLQALQAQARQRLGVDLKIQYVDDGTYVEARKTGKFGSIANSNTPPDGIDIEGHYLPVDRGGALNYSRAAAPELTRWLQAAARTQNVAERKTLYGELQRFAINEQAYAVPLYEPEDQIAAAKAVQGLRFRPFAQMPENPYDVWVKK; translated from the coding sequence ATGACCTTCGCTTTTCCGGATTTCACGCTCCGCGCGTCGCGCCGCACGGCATCGGCCGCGCTGCTGTTCGCCCTCGCCTTGCCGCCCGCGGCGTTCGCCCAGGGCACGCCCGTCACGGGCGGCACGCTGACCTGGGGCGTCGAATCCGAGCCGCGCACGCTGAATCCGCAATTGAACGGCCAGGACAAGGTCGAGCTGCTGCTGCGCAACGTGTATGAGAGCCTGCTCGCGCGCAAGCCGGACGGCAGCTTCGTGCCGTGGCTCGCGACCGGCTACAAGGTGTCGCCCGACGGCAAGACCTACACGTTCACGCTGCGCGACGGCGTGAAGTTCAGCGACGGCGCGCCGCTCGACGCGCAGGCCGTCGCGCGCAACTTCCTGAACGCACGCAATCCGGCGTATTCGGGCGGCAGCCAGCTCGCGGCGCAGATCCTGCACGTCGCGGACGTGAAGACGCCGGACGCGCGCACGGTCGTGATCACGCTCGACGCGCCGTATGCGCCATTCCTGACCTTCGCCGGCCGGTTCGCGCTGCTGTCGCCGAACGCGTTCGACCGGCCGAGCGTGAAAGCGGGCGGCACCGACGTCGCCGGCACCGGCCCGTTCATCCTGCGCCGCTACGTGAAGGGGCAGGAAATCGAATTCGCGAAGAATCCCGACTATCGCTGGGCGCCGCCGACGGCGGGCCATCAAGGCCCGGCCTACCTCGACCGGATCGTCTACCGGTTCCTGCCGGAATCGTCGGTGCGCACCGGCGCGCTGCTGTCCGGCCAGGTCGACGTGATCGAGGGCGTATCCGGCAACGACGCGGCATTGATCCGCAAGAACCCGGACTTCACCTACCAGCACGCGCTGAACACCGGCACGCCGTACTCGCTGTTCCTGAACGTCGGCTACGGCCCCACGCAGGACGTGAAGGTGCGCCGCGCGCTGCTCGAAGGGCTCGACACGACCGGCATCGTGCAGTCGATCTATCGCGGCGAGCGGACGCGCGCATGGGGCATCACGTCGCCGATCGACCCGCTCTACGACGCACGCATCGAGAAGACCTACGGCAACAATCCGAAGCTTGCCAACCAGTTGCTCGACGAGGCCGGCTGGAGCGCACGCGACAGCGGCGGCTACCGCACGAAGAACGGCGAACGGCTGACGATCGCGGTGATCCAGGCGCAGGCGACCGTGCGCGACCAGCGCGACGTGCTGCTGCAGGCGCTGCAGGCGCAGGCGCGGCAGCGGCTCGGCGTCGACCTGAAGATCCAGTACGTCGACGACGGCACGTACGTCGAGGCGCGCAAGACCGGCAAGTTCGGCTCGATCGCGAACTCGAACACGCCGCCGGACGGCATCGACATCGAAGGCCATTACCTGCCCGTCGATCGCGGCGGCGCGCTGAACTACAGCCGCGCGGCGGCGCCGGAACTGACGCGCTGGCTGCAGGCGGCCGCGCGCACGCAGAACGTCGCGGAGCGCAAGACGCTGTACGGCGAGCTGCAGCGCTTCGCGATCAACGAGCAGGCGTACGCGGTGCCGCTGTACGAACCGGAGGACCAGATCGCCGCCGCGAAGGCCGTCCAGGGCCTGCGCTTCCGCCCGTTCGCGCAGATGCCCGAGAACCCGTACGACGTGTGGGTGAAAAAGTAA